The proteins below come from a single Alkalinema sp. FACHB-956 genomic window:
- a CDS encoding 2Fe-2S iron-sulfur cluster-binding protein — translation MATNYRVEILHQGQTHVIEVPDDRTVLEVANEMGLDLPVSCTAGVCTTCAGKVLEGKVDQADNLGISAELQAEGYALLCVSYPRSNLKIETEKEETVYHLQFGQYQQ, via the coding sequence ATGGCGACGAACTACCGCGTAGAAATTTTGCATCAAGGCCAAACCCATGTCATTGAGGTACCAGACGATCGCACCGTTCTAGAGGTTGCCAATGAGATGGGGTTGGATTTGCCCGTATCTTGTACCGCTGGTGTCTGCACCACCTGTGCTGGCAAAGTGCTGGAAGGCAAGGTCGATCAAGCAGATAATTTAGGGATCAGTGCTGAGTTGCAGGCGGAAGGATATGCCTTGCTCTGCGTGTCCTATCCTCGCTCTAACCTCAAAATTGAAACTGAAAAAGAAGAAACAGTCTACCATTTGCAATTCGGCCAATACCAGCAATAA
- a CDS encoding DUF1822 family protein, whose product MSLHLESPTELILAIPQTVRSQAEHQSQGSTDTAGQWRLFLNHLSLQTILPWLRSEYFPQATAFPNVSNPSNVWAWVNGAGIQVGQKRLILLPDRSVDTSELVVPQEWVDAPDWLGDYFLAVQVNLEESCVDLWGYATHEMLKTHGRYEADDRTYHLDREFLVSDISVLWVVQQLAPNEVTQAAIAPLATVEAVQAENLLQRLGNATNPRLEIPFSLWGSLITQDVWRQRLYQLRQNFSVDSIQANLQQTLQQSITRLGQWFQNQFETGWQTLEELQLQPAIALRDGEETVEIVRRVKALRLADQVVLLLVAITPEADQRVMVQIQLRPIAGVDCLPENLALSLVTPEGETVQTVQARSADNVIQLQRFRCPIETAFAVQVTLEQTTVMESFIA is encoded by the coding sequence ATGAGTCTCCATCTAGAAAGTCCTACCGAACTGATTTTAGCCATTCCGCAAACTGTGCGATCGCAGGCAGAACACCAAAGCCAAGGCAGCACTGATACAGCGGGACAGTGGAGACTCTTTCTGAATCACCTCAGTTTGCAAACGATTTTACCCTGGCTGCGATCGGAATATTTTCCGCAAGCAACGGCATTCCCCAACGTTTCCAACCCCTCTAACGTTTGGGCCTGGGTGAATGGTGCAGGCATTCAGGTAGGGCAGAAGCGGCTCATTCTGCTCCCCGATCGCAGTGTGGATACCTCCGAATTGGTGGTTCCCCAGGAATGGGTGGATGCACCGGATTGGCTGGGGGATTATTTTCTGGCGGTGCAGGTGAATCTAGAGGAGAGTTGTGTCGATCTTTGGGGCTATGCCACCCATGAAATGCTCAAAACCCATGGACGGTATGAGGCCGATGATCGCACCTATCACCTCGATCGGGAATTTCTGGTGTCCGATATCTCGGTTCTGTGGGTGGTGCAGCAGTTGGCTCCCAATGAAGTGACGCAAGCCGCGATCGCGCCCTTAGCAACAGTCGAGGCAGTGCAGGCGGAGAACCTACTGCAACGCTTGGGGAATGCGACCAATCCCCGCTTAGAAATCCCCTTTTCACTGTGGGGATCATTAATCACCCAGGATGTTTGGCGACAACGCCTGTACCAACTCCGGCAAAATTTCTCCGTGGATTCGATACAGGCTAACCTCCAACAAACCTTACAACAATCTATTACTCGCTTAGGACAATGGTTCCAGAATCAATTTGAAACAGGTTGGCAAACCTTGGAGGAATTACAACTACAACCCGCGATCGCCCTGCGGGATGGGGAGGAAACGGTGGAGATCGTGCGACGGGTGAAAGCCCTGCGGTTAGCGGATCAGGTCGTGCTGTTGCTAGTCGCGATTACGCCGGAAGCGGATCAACGGGTGATGGTGCAGATACAACTTCGCCCGATCGCGGGGGTAGACTGCTTACCTGAAAATCTAGCACTCAGTTTAGTCACCCCTGAAGGAGAAACGGTACAAACAGTGCAAGCCCGATCGGCGGATAATGTGATTCAATTGCAACGGTTCCGCTGCCCGATCGAAACGGCCTTTGCGGTACAGGTCACATTAGAGCAAACCACGGTCATGGAATCCTTTATCGCGTAA
- a CDS encoding CHAT domain-containing protein, with product MKCWQGYRLLHPSIPRSLLLGLLIIPSIGPLIPGLGLRPALGETRLSPAAKLPTAKLPTAKLPTAKLNVLARSTPAPVIPPLDIPKLKASLDREDLADAINQVEVGWKAQYEAFYEGKLSSQLLNLEQIQTRLNQLTPQTKTKTALLYAIPLPDRLDIILVTPQGKPIHRSIPTATLKARNQVAAQFRLGVVNPLTESQEYLPAAQQLYQWLIEPVAQDLKQQEIGTILFCLGTGLRGLPLAALHDGQQYLIEKYNLGVIPAFNLLDHRPNNLQGLQVLAMGSAKFATAPPLPAVPIELQSVTQSVGQGKQLLNEDFTLENLQKARSQQPFGIVHIATHAVISAHSAQDSYLQLWDQPLRLTDIRELNLRVPVVQLLVLSACQTALGAPNAELGFAGLAVQSGAKATIASLWAVDDTATLVLMRHLYDRLKQAPIKSAALRQAQLAMLKPTASDPLKLNQTLSFSSPLASRTGDQPLSLASLPTLAQTDFSHPYYWAAFTVIGNPW from the coding sequence ATGAAATGCTGGCAAGGCTATAGGCTTCTACATCCCTCGATACCCCGATCGCTCCTGTTAGGCTTACTCATCATTCCGTCGATCGGCCCCCTGATCCCTGGGTTAGGACTGCGCCCTGCACTGGGGGAAACTCGTCTTTCTCCCGCAGCAAAATTACCCACAGCAAAATTACCCACAGCAAAATTACCCACAGCAAAATTAAATGTATTAGCGCGATCGACTCCAGCTCCGGTCATTCCGCCCTTAGATATCCCTAAACTCAAAGCTAGCCTCGATCGGGAAGATTTAGCCGATGCCATTAATCAGGTTGAAGTGGGTTGGAAAGCCCAATACGAAGCCTTTTACGAAGGAAAACTGAGTAGCCAATTACTCAATCTAGAGCAAATTCAAACACGACTAAACCAGTTAACGCCCCAAACAAAAACGAAAACAGCCCTCCTTTATGCCATTCCCCTGCCCGATCGCCTAGATATCATCCTTGTCACCCCACAGGGCAAACCCATTCATCGATCGATACCCACCGCGACTCTCAAAGCCCGCAATCAAGTTGCTGCACAATTTCGCCTCGGTGTCGTCAATCCACTGACAGAATCTCAAGAATACCTCCCCGCCGCACAGCAACTATACCAATGGCTGATTGAACCCGTTGCGCAGGATTTAAAACAACAGGAAATTGGCACCATTTTATTTTGTCTCGGCACAGGACTGCGGGGCTTACCCCTGGCAGCACTGCACGATGGTCAGCAATATTTAATTGAAAAATATAACCTAGGGGTGATTCCAGCCTTTAACCTCCTGGATCATCGCCCCAATAATCTGCAAGGGTTGCAAGTGTTGGCCATGGGTTCCGCCAAGTTTGCCACAGCCCCCCCTTTACCTGCGGTTCCGATCGAACTCCAATCCGTCACCCAATCCGTAGGCCAAGGCAAACAACTTCTCAACGAAGACTTTACCCTGGAAAATCTACAAAAAGCGCGATCGCAGCAACCCTTCGGCATCGTTCACATCGCCACCCATGCGGTCATCTCAGCCCATTCTGCCCAGGATTCCTACCTACAACTGTGGGATCAACCCTTACGCTTGACGGATATCCGAGAACTCAACCTCAGAGTGCCTGTGGTGCAATTGCTGGTGTTGAGTGCCTGTCAAACGGCTCTGGGGGCTCCTAACGCAGAACTCGGCTTTGCGGGATTGGCGGTGCAGTCCGGAGCCAAGGCCACGATCGCCAGTCTGTGGGCGGTGGATGATACCGCAACCTTGGTGCTGATGCGGCATTTATACGATCGACTCAAACAGGCTCCCATTAAATCCGCCGCGTTACGGCAGGCACAACTGGCCATGCTCAAACCAACCGCCTCCGATCCTTTAAAGTTAAACCAAACCTTAAGTTTTTCCAGTCCCCTTGCCTCCCGCACAGGCGATCAACCGTTATCCTTGGCCTCGTTGCCCACGTTGGCGCAAACGGACTTTTCCCATCCTTACTATTGGGCAGCATTTACAGTGATTGGTAATCCCTGGTAG
- a CDS encoding sigma-70 family RNA polymerase sigma factor, producing the protein MPMQPRKDLIASFSSFLQFQSDRAAGWVVDARLRRSMQNQVTQDAPQEVTPTRSDEFWATYWHRVWQTSETPQTPALRQRLALGHLSAYLQETCYWSVHRTIPHVSSTQVSFSDCFQGVIAEVPRLLRAFDSSQRPSLKTYANTAFCNILRSNLRQQREIDLCSEWSLLLKLSRRLLVETLSQAGLSSRQQQDYLLAWTCFMAAYPPSRSTQGRTCTGPDAETWAEIVAQYHQQYHQQAATERNSGASPEQTPAVETDVTAEILETWLKQMANQVRRYLYPATQSLNVAAGDGEEDWQVDLPDVQRDSPMGELISQEEADDRTAQLVAMQTFLQGAIGQLDDVGQQLLKLYYQDNLTQQQMAKVLGIQQYTVSRKLAKARETLLLALSRWSQETLHISLSSTVVKSMSTLLEDWLQLHYRSSS; encoded by the coding sequence ATGCCTATGCAGCCCCGTAAAGATCTCATTGCTAGCTTCTCCAGTTTTTTGCAGTTCCAGTCCGATCGTGCAGCAGGCTGGGTCGTGGATGCCCGATTGCGCCGCAGTATGCAAAACCAGGTGACCCAAGATGCCCCTCAGGAGGTAACCCCAACGCGATCGGATGAGTTTTGGGCCACCTATTGGCATCGGGTCTGGCAGACCAGCGAAACCCCTCAAACGCCTGCCCTGCGCCAACGGCTTGCCTTGGGTCATCTCTCGGCTTATCTCCAGGAAACCTGCTACTGGAGCGTCCATCGCACTATTCCCCACGTCAGTTCCACCCAGGTCAGCTTTTCCGATTGCTTTCAAGGGGTGATTGCGGAGGTTCCCCGATTGCTGCGGGCCTTCGATTCCAGCCAGCGCCCCAGCCTCAAAACCTACGCCAACACAGCTTTTTGCAACATCCTACGCAGTAATCTCCGGCAACAGCGGGAAATCGATCTCTGTAGCGAATGGAGTTTGTTGCTCAAACTCAGCCGTCGATTACTGGTGGAAACGTTGAGTCAAGCAGGTTTAAGTTCCCGTCAGCAGCAGGACTATCTCCTAGCGTGGACTTGTTTTATGGCGGCCTACCCCCCCAGCCGCAGTACCCAAGGCCGTACCTGTACTGGCCCCGATGCCGAGACTTGGGCAGAGATTGTAGCGCAATATCACCAGCAGTATCACCAGCAAGCCGCTACGGAACGAAACTCTGGTGCTTCCCCAGAGCAGACCCCAGCCGTCGAGACGGACGTTACAGCGGAAATCCTAGAAACCTGGCTGAAACAAATGGCGAACCAGGTGCGGCGGTACCTCTATCCTGCAACTCAATCGCTGAATGTGGCGGCGGGGGATGGCGAGGAAGATTGGCAGGTGGATTTGCCCGATGTGCAACGCGACTCGCCGATGGGGGAGTTAATTTCCCAGGAAGAAGCGGACGATCGCACGGCCCAGTTAGTGGCGATGCAAACTTTTCTCCAGGGGGCGATCGGGCAGTTGGATGATGTGGGGCAACAGTTACTCAAGCTGTATTACCAGGACAATCTAACGCAGCAGCAAATGGCCAAAGTTCTGGGCATTCAGCAGTACACCGTATCGCGAAAATTGGCCAAGGCACGGGAAACCTTGTTGCTGGCCTTAAGTCGTTGGAGTCAGGAGACGTTGCATATTTCTCTGAGTTCCACCGTGGTGAAGTCTATGAGCACCTTGCTAGAGGATTGGCTGCAATTGCATTATCGATCGAGTTCCTAA
- a CDS encoding DUF3326 domain-containing protein, with product MVNRPYTVGLIIPTGIGASVGGYAGDALPVARALSQVCDRLITHPNVLNGAQLYWPIANALYVEGYALDQFAAGQWGLQPVHQNRIGLLLDAAIEPELRWRHLQVADAARATLGLDLTDYVVTDQPLGVELRTAPSGATWGTIQAPDSLLRAAHRLIHDVKADAIAVIARFPDDPGTEALENYRHGQGVDPLAGAEAVISHLVVRQFQVPCAHAPALEPLPLDPTLSPKSAAEEIGYTFLPCVLAGLSRAPQFIDRSQGDRSIVGSASATTVWRDQLDAFIVPETACGGSATLHLSQSRTRIITIRENSTRMQAGPRDLGITTISVQSYLEAIGVIAAHRAGISPAALGPSILPLQESRSALQPS from the coding sequence ATGGTGAACCGACCTTATACTGTTGGCCTGATTATTCCAACGGGCATTGGAGCCTCTGTGGGCGGCTACGCTGGAGATGCACTCCCCGTTGCACGGGCGCTCTCCCAAGTGTGCGATCGCTTAATTACCCATCCCAATGTCCTCAATGGAGCCCAGCTCTACTGGCCCATTGCCAATGCCCTCTATGTAGAAGGCTATGCCCTTGATCAGTTTGCTGCTGGCCAATGGGGGCTACAGCCCGTGCATCAGAATCGGATCGGATTACTGCTGGATGCGGCGATCGAGCCGGAATTGCGTTGGCGTCACCTACAGGTGGCAGATGCAGCGCGGGCTACCTTGGGGCTGGATTTGACTGATTATGTAGTGACCGATCAACCGCTGGGAGTGGAACTCCGCACCGCCCCATCCGGTGCCACCTGGGGCACCATTCAAGCCCCCGATAGTCTGTTGCGAGCAGCCCACCGACTCATTCATGATGTGAAAGCGGACGCGATCGCTGTGATCGCTCGCTTCCCGGACGATCCAGGAACCGAAGCCTTAGAAAATTATCGCCACGGTCAAGGAGTAGATCCTCTGGCGGGGGCAGAAGCGGTCATCAGTCATCTCGTGGTGCGCCAATTTCAGGTGCCCTGTGCCCATGCCCCCGCCCTAGAACCATTGCCTTTGGATCCGACGCTCTCTCCTAAGTCCGCCGCAGAAGAAATTGGTTATACATTCTTGCCCTGTGTTCTGGCAGGTTTGAGCCGTGCCCCCCAATTCATTGATCGATCCCAGGGCGATCGTTCGATCGTCGGCTCTGCCTCAGCAACAACGGTATGGCGTGATCAACTCGATGCATTTATTGTTCCAGAAACGGCCTGCGGAGGCAGTGCAACCTTGCATCTCAGTCAATCTCGCACTCGCATTATCACCATTCGAGAAAATTCAACTCGGATGCAAGCTGGTCCCAGGGATCTTGGAATCACGACAATTTCTGTCCAGTCTTACTTGGAAGCGATCGGAGTCATTGCTGCCCATCGAGCGGGAATAAGCCCAGCCGCTTTAGGCCCATCCATCCTACCTCTCCAAGAATCCCGATCTGCCCTCCAACCATCGTGA
- a CDS encoding type II CAAX endopeptidase family protein codes for MTRTQILIVMAVTAIGLLLVARIWMQVSTVNLLAVQLTGVAVGQGILLGLGISLASILIYQVWADYRHSADYYLELIIKPLILLDLIWLGLLPGLSEELLFRGIMLPEFGLNWQGLTLSSICFGVLHLSSLKHWAYVVWASVIGIVLGISVIQTGNLLVPIVAHVFTNILSGLIWKFRHRSS; via the coding sequence ATGACCCGCACTCAAATCTTGATCGTGATGGCGGTTACGGCGATCGGATTGCTTTTAGTCGCTCGAATTTGGATGCAGGTCAGTACTGTGAATCTCTTGGCAGTCCAGCTTACAGGAGTCGCCGTTGGGCAAGGAATCTTGTTAGGACTGGGAATTAGTCTAGCGAGTATTCTAATTTATCAGGTCTGGGCGGATTATCGACATAGCGCAGATTATTATCTTGAACTGATTATTAAACCCCTCATTTTGTTGGATTTAATTTGGCTCGGCTTGTTACCGGGACTGAGTGAAGAGCTGCTGTTCCGGGGCATTATGCTGCCAGAATTTGGCCTGAATTGGCAAGGCTTAACGCTTTCCAGCATCTGTTTTGGCGTGCTCCACCTCTCTAGCCTCAAGCATTGGGCCTATGTGGTGTGGGCTAGTGTGATTGGTATTGTCTTGGGAATCAGTGTGATTCAGACAGGTAATTTGTTGGTACCGATCGTGGCTCACGTATTCACCAATATCCTATCGGGCTTGATTTGGAAGTTTAGACATCGATCGTCTTAA
- a CDS encoding NAD(P)H-hydrate dehydratase, giving the protein MDTVPNDRTLMTQLQGKAWRERNEVLNRVVVTAAQMQAIEARVFAAEMPIAALMEKVAGLIAQRVMELYPHTQSSRVGVLVGSGHNGGDALVVAREMYLQGYQVVLCCPFTSLKELTQAHLNYAQSLGIPCYNHWAEVPACDLWIDGLFGFGLSRSISGASAEIVTQINQQTCPVVSIDLPSGIHTDTGAVLGTAIQATHTLCLGLWKLGLLHDRALPYVGQAELIDFGLPIPDIQAVLGADPSIQRITATSALAGLTLHRPVTVHKYKLGHVLLVVGSQRYPGAAILAGLAAQASGVGMLSIAVPASLRSLLVSRIPDALVIACPETDSGAIADLPSDINLEKYQAIAAGCGLTTDAHAVVEQLLACDRPVVLDADGLNCLADRATALLSQRQAPTILTPHTGEFERLWPGLLQQSISTTAAVQQAAQTCQTTVLLKGARVTIANPQGQVRINPASTPALARGGSGDVLTGLMGSLWAQAIGLAHQAPLDHGSSRANPPTDPLQIAQTAAWWHAQAGILAAMERSELGVDPETLTQHLLKTLVQYVGSK; this is encoded by the coding sequence ATGGATACTGTGCCGAACGATCGCACCCTAATGACCCAGTTGCAGGGAAAAGCGTGGCGGGAGCGGAACGAAGTGTTAAACCGAGTTGTTGTCACTGCGGCCCAAATGCAGGCGATCGAAGCACGGGTGTTTGCCGCAGAAATGCCGATCGCGGCCTTAATGGAAAAAGTCGCAGGACTCATTGCCCAACGGGTCATGGAATTGTATCCCCACACGCAATCGTCTCGCGTAGGCGTGTTAGTCGGTTCCGGACACAACGGAGGCGATGCCTTAGTGGTTGCACGGGAAATGTACCTGCAAGGCTATCAGGTCGTGTTGTGTTGTCCATTTACGTCACTCAAGGAACTGACCCAAGCCCACCTGAACTATGCCCAGAGCTTAGGCATTCCCTGTTACAACCATTGGGCAGAGGTTCCAGCTTGCGATCTGTGGATTGATGGTTTATTCGGCTTTGGGCTATCGCGATCGATCTCAGGTGCCTCAGCCGAAATTGTGACTCAGATTAATCAGCAAACCTGTCCTGTCGTCAGCATTGATCTGCCTTCTGGGATTCACACTGATACCGGAGCCGTTCTGGGGACAGCCATTCAAGCCACCCACACCCTGTGCCTGGGGCTGTGGAAGTTGGGACTCTTGCACGATCGAGCCTTACCCTATGTGGGCCAAGCAGAGTTGATTGATTTTGGTCTGCCCATTCCCGATATCCAAGCAGTTCTAGGAGCCGATCCAAGCATTCAGCGTATTACCGCCACATCAGCGCTAGCGGGTCTCACCCTACATCGCCCGGTCACAGTCCATAAATACAAGCTGGGCCATGTGCTGCTAGTTGTGGGTTCCCAGCGCTATCCTGGAGCCGCCATTTTAGCAGGCTTAGCGGCTCAAGCTAGCGGGGTTGGAATGCTCTCGATCGCGGTGCCAGCTTCATTACGATCCCTATTAGTGTCGCGGATTCCTGATGCTTTGGTCATTGCCTGCCCAGAAACAGACAGTGGTGCGATCGCAGATTTGCCGTCAGATATCAACCTGGAAAAATATCAGGCGATCGCGGCGGGATGTGGCCTGACAACGGATGCCCATGCCGTAGTGGAGCAGTTGTTGGCCTGCGATCGTCCAGTTGTATTAGATGCCGATGGTCTGAATTGCTTAGCCGATCGGGCAACCGCTCTGTTATCTCAACGGCAAGCCCCCACGATTCTGACACCACACACGGGCGAATTTGAGCGTCTTTGGCCCGGTCTACTGCAACAATCAATCAGTACCACCGCAGCCGTCCAACAGGCCGCACAGACCTGCCAGACTACGGTTTTACTCAAAGGGGCACGGGTGACGATCGCGAATCCTCAGGGCCAAGTTCGAATTAATCCGGCCAGTACCCCTGCCCTTGCCCGAGGGGGGAGTGGTGATGTGTTAACTGGATTGATGGGAAGTCTGTGGGCACAGGCGATCGGGTTAGCCCATCAAGCCCCCCTCGATCACGGATCCAGTCGGGCTAACCCTCCCACCGATCCCTTACAAATTGCCCAAACAGCGGCGTGGTGGCATGCCCAAGCAGGAATCTTAGCGGCGATGGAGCGATCGGAGTTAGGTGTGGATCCAGAAACGCTAACCCAACACTTACTCAAAACGCTGGTTCAATATGTCGGATCCAAGTAG
- a CDS encoding CHASE2 domain-containing protein — protein MSQLVVLNLGKGNWQQGFPSIAAQIWAESQTNPIQVMGSLPALPELQRCFQQWRDLYQALYRHLGGSQLGGLRSIFEIDETDVTHVSKSEFKTLCQTLHSLLNQALSDPAFQAIERQLRTQLNPIEEVRLVILADQLEMLRFPWEHWQFFDDYPRAELALNPPNYGRSITKRDPIQSRKVRILAVLGNSQGIEIEHDRTLLSQLPQVDLQFLVEPTAQQLNHQLWEQPWDILFFAGHSSSRSRGILQLNPQEEITIEDLKYSLRRSIEQGLKLAIFNSCDGLGLAQDLATLHIPQMIVMREPVPDRVAQEFLKYFLTTFSAGQSLYLAVREAREKLQAIEAQYPCASWLPVLCQNPAEPSPRWQDWCTLPAAPAPKFPLRSLSIGVTSGILVAGLVIAVRALGWLQTAELATWDGLMRLRPGESPDDRIVVITIGDQDIQAQGNEPRRGSLSDLTTRQLLTQLTQAQPRVIGLDIYRDFSASDPQLAKLLKSDRLVAICKRPDAQDDASGILPPPETPGKQVGFSDFVQDSDGIVRRQLISMSPQSTSRCTASYSFSAQLAFRYLASQGVAIDFTPQQQLKLGQTVLNKLGPRSSGYQPVDAAGIQFLLNYRNVGSPASPRNVARQIALTQLLKGEVNPEIFRDRIVIVGVVTPNTGDIWPTPYGQAFATRLPGVMVQAQMVSQLLSVALDRRPMIHPWPFLAEGLWIVGWSLTAVAVGLGVRSRRYWISAMVSGSGLLIITAYLLLLQGAWVPLLPPMIGLWASSSLTRAIKFKPSNLGVKP, from the coding sequence ATGAGTCAGCTCGTGGTTTTAAATTTAGGGAAGGGCAACTGGCAGCAGGGATTTCCGTCGATCGCAGCCCAAATTTGGGCGGAGAGCCAGACGAATCCCATTCAAGTCATGGGGAGTCTGCCCGCCCTACCGGAATTACAACGGTGTTTTCAGCAATGGCGTGATCTCTACCAAGCCCTGTATCGCCATTTAGGGGGAAGCCAACTGGGGGGGCTGCGATCGATTTTTGAAATTGATGAAACCGATGTTACCCATGTTTCCAAGTCAGAATTTAAAACCCTCTGCCAAACATTACACAGTCTGCTCAATCAAGCACTGAGCGATCCGGCCTTCCAAGCGATCGAACGCCAGTTGCGGACCCAGTTGAATCCGATCGAGGAAGTGCGGTTGGTGATTTTGGCGGATCAGTTGGAAATGCTACGGTTTCCCTGGGAACATTGGCAGTTTTTCGACGATTATCCCCGCGCGGAATTGGCGCTGAATCCGCCGAATTATGGTCGATCGATCACCAAACGCGATCCCATTCAATCCCGCAAAGTCCGGATTCTTGCCGTCCTAGGCAACAGTCAAGGGATTGAGATTGAGCACGATCGGACTTTACTAAGTCAATTACCCCAAGTAGATCTTCAGTTTCTAGTCGAACCAACTGCTCAACAGTTAAATCATCAGCTTTGGGAACAACCTTGGGATATTTTATTTTTTGCAGGTCATAGCAGTAGCCGCAGTCGAGGCATTCTGCAACTGAATCCCCAGGAAGAAATTACGATCGAAGATTTGAAATATAGCCTACGACGCTCGATCGAACAGGGGCTGAAATTAGCGATTTTTAATTCCTGTGATGGGTTGGGCTTAGCCCAGGATTTAGCGACCCTGCACATTCCCCAAATGATTGTCATGCGGGAACCTGTCCCCGATCGAGTGGCCCAGGAATTTCTGAAATACTTTCTCACCACATTTTCAGCGGGACAGTCGCTCTATCTGGCCGTGCGGGAAGCGCGGGAAAAGTTACAGGCGATCGAAGCCCAATACCCCTGCGCCTCGTGGTTACCCGTCCTCTGCCAAAATCCAGCGGAACCGTCCCCCCGTTGGCAGGATTGGTGTACGTTACCCGCTGCACCCGCGCCGAAATTCCCCCTGCGATCGCTCTCGATTGGGGTAACCAGTGGCATCTTGGTGGCGGGGTTGGTGATTGCAGTGCGGGCCTTGGGTTGGCTGCAAACGGCAGAATTGGCGACTTGGGATGGGTTGATGCGGCTACGACCGGGAGAATCCCCGGACGATCGCATTGTAGTCATCACGATCGGCGACCAGGACATTCAAGCCCAAGGCAACGAACCCCGTCGAGGCTCTCTGTCCGATCTCACCACCCGGCAACTTCTGACCCAATTAACCCAAGCCCAACCGCGTGTGATTGGGTTAGACATCTATCGGGATTTTTCCGCTAGCGATCCGCAGTTAGCCAAGTTACTGAAAAGCGATCGCTTGGTGGCTATCTGTAAACGCCCCGATGCCCAGGATGATGCCAGTGGTATTCTTCCACCACCGGAGACCCCTGGAAAACAAGTTGGCTTTAGTGATTTCGTTCAGGATTCCGATGGCATTGTCCGCCGTCAGTTAATTTCGATGTCTCCGCAATCAACATCCCGTTGTACAGCCAGCTATTCCTTCAGTGCCCAATTAGCGTTTCGCTATTTAGCCAGCCAAGGGGTGGCGATCGACTTTACCCCGCAACAGCAGTTGAAACTTGGACAAACGGTATTGAATAAACTGGGCCCTCGATCGTCGGGCTACCAGCCGGTGGATGCAGCGGGCATCCAATTTTTGCTGAACTATCGCAATGTGGGATCACCCGCTTCCCCTAGAAATGTGGCACGACAAATCGCCCTCACCCAACTCCTAAAGGGCGAAGTGAACCCAGAAATCTTCCGCGATCGCATTGTCATTGTCGGGGTCGTCACGCCCAACACGGGGGACATCTGGCCCACTCCCTACGGCCAAGCCTTTGCTACGCGCTTACCCGGCGTAATGGTGCAGGCTCAAATGGTCAGTCAACTGCTCAGTGTTGCCCTCGATCGACGACCGATGATTCACCCTTGGCCATTTCTGGCAGAGGGGCTCTGGATCGTTGGCTGGTCATTGACTGCGGTCGCGGTGGGGTTAGGCGTTCGATCGCGCCGTTATTGGATCAGCGCAATGGTTAGTGGATCGGGGCTGTTAATCATTACAGCTTATCTGCTGTTACTGCAAGGCGCTTGGGTGCCATTGCTGCCCCCGATGATTGGGCTATGGGCTAGTTCTAGCCTAACCCGTGCAATTAAATTTAAACCATCTAATCTTGGAGTTAAACCATGA
- the pdxH gene encoding pyridoxamine 5'-phosphate oxidase, with translation MDLGKLRQDYTQAGLNRESLKSSPFEQFELWFQQACEAELLEPNAMVLATASASAAPSVRTVLLKYFDRQGFVFFTNYESRKAQQIQENSQVAVLFLWLALERQVQITGQAIKVSTAESLKYFATRPRGNQLGAWCSQQSSIISSRQLLEMKLEEMQRKFMHQEIPIPSFWGGYRIVPDSVEFWQGRPNRLHDRFLYTRQESEGWEIQRLAP, from the coding sequence ATGGATCTCGGAAAGCTACGGCAGGACTATACCCAGGCAGGGTTAAATCGAGAAAGTCTCAAATCAAGTCCCTTTGAGCAATTTGAATTGTGGTTTCAGCAAGCTTGCGAAGCCGAGTTGTTGGAACCCAATGCAATGGTTTTAGCAACGGCTTCAGCGAGTGCGGCTCCTTCGGTTCGCACGGTGTTGTTGAAATATTTCGATCGCCAGGGATTTGTCTTCTTTACGAACTACGAGAGTCGCAAAGCCCAGCAAATCCAGGAAAATTCCCAAGTTGCGGTGTTATTTCTTTGGTTGGCGCTGGAACGGCAAGTGCAAATTACAGGACAAGCCATCAAAGTTTCCACGGCGGAATCCTTGAAATACTTTGCCACTCGCCCACGGGGAAATCAATTGGGCGCTTGGTGTTCTCAACAAAGTAGCATCATTTCTTCCCGGCAACTGCTGGAAATGAAATTAGAGGAAATGCAGCGTAAGTTTATGCACCAGGAAATCCCGATTCCCTCCTTTTGGGGTGGGTATCGCATCGTCCCCGACAGTGTTGAGTTTTGGCAGGGACGACCGAATCGGCTGCACGATCGCTTTCTCTACACACGTCAGGAATCCGAGGGGTGGGAGATCCAGCGTCTTGCACCGTAA